The segment ggcacctacctagtttatctagtatttcgtccattctgggtgtaggaaatttatcctttattGTCACCTCGCTTAGACTTCTacaatctactaccatacgatatttctgctttcctgaagcatctattttctttggtatcatagcgatgggtgcacaatagggagagttcgacttacgaatgattccctgtctaatcatatctttgatttgttgagtcacttcttgatcgtgtatttgagcataattatatggtcgacgatatacaggatcttcgtgatgggttttagtttcgtgctttatagtactagtgaaggtcaaaatgtcaccttctttatactgcacgtctttaaattcatagagaactttctttagtttctccttttcttcgtcatttaaatgttccaaccttagctggttgcattcccttaattcattctctaatgcggaagcgaagtattgctctccttcaggagatgggtcaaggcacttaggtgtagttatatcttcctttgaagatggcttaacacctttgtgtgtggtcttgccgacggcaatttcttctccactttggatgattgggtatgacctttctcctaacgttaccgtttcatttcggtaatcgacgacggctttgctggccatcaaatattctctgcctaagagtatgtcataattttcagaaaaattatgaatataaaatttttgttttgtcggacagtttttggttgcattacgtgtaatgctctgagtcagacggacgggtccattgatggtatgggcggtgaggttgtcgctatcgactttggaatctgtatagttttcttttattatatttattgacgatcccgagtccgcgatacctcttaattttttattatttacgattatttctatatatggtcttcctcgatttcttgCGAGGCAgtctgctgaaaatttacatccattttcatttgtccgctttggctttccctagatcgtttgactggctgatttggtgcactgctacctgcctgtgtctgattgatttgatagtttgtgggattctggactctgccctggtttaaggaatttctaaattcgttaaataaccctttattatttacggcattatttcctgaattatttcgattcgatccaagattatttctggaagtacttgggttttgattgttataatcgttactactatagcgagggtaataagttccaacattcctacgattgttatttccgtttcttgaatATTCGTGAgtcttgttatcagttacgaaatttttgtagattcctaactcttgagctgatttttctagattagccatagtagaaatgtctttttttgctaaaatgatgaatagtttattgggtagagcatcttctatggtatgtctggtggcatttgccagagcgtttttaaagattatcttattttctgggctagtctccagatttagtttacttactataacatttgacttaatttctagttcttctacgaacttacgaatattcccattgaatttggtgtcgtgtaattgttgtagcagcgtctcgtatggagtgtggttgttgaatttgctgattagggctgcttttagatcggtccaggtgttgggttgaaggctttgtgataaaagttgtgctcgtccgcacagttgaccctcagtggctccgtacatgatgctttgttgccggatgtcttctgttgagtacaattcggagatgtactcgatcctacttatgaacgagcctaggcgttcttggcatccgtcgtatggtggaatttgcctgattgacttcaaggcttggttcaggtgtatttctgttagcggcatgttgatttcttcttatttatttattttttctaatattaattgagtttcgtgtgtagattctttggcggatctctttagtattagcgttacttttcctctgatcactgtaggttattacgcactgtaactgtcactacgccaattgatcgtcttaaaaaaagggattcacttttaactgagatcctaccggctgcgccaattgaatatgcgacacttcagtttacgttttaaaaaaggttttattcttcacttaaactttagcgtacattgattagttatttccccgacgatgactgaggtctgaagtcttgaacggaattaactttggttgaattctccgacggtgtcgcgattgacgtttgtcttgaacagaactgagttggcttcttagatgcagactatttatattatgatgctcggtttgggattcggatttggattcggaggcgttggcttcgacttcggcttcggagatggagtacgtgactcgatcgatatgtgggaaaggcggcttttgatgaaaggcttccgctgcgtatgatcggtgttgcattacttgcgggtggctgagaatagggcctctgattggtcagctaggatggtgtgattcttgagaatcgattcgtaattgatctctgaagagtggcgtgattctggtgcggctggattctagtgcggctggattctagggcggcatctattgttttatgttcaacttccagtttagggtgtttgtttacattgcctgcaatcggctgcgcgtggtccatttcgtgggtattgtgggtgcagggtaatagacatagacaagggtatgcggagcatggactatagatatgtcactatatatattatataaataCGTACAATATATGTTTGTGTGTACGTGTGCTGCTTTTATGTGGCTCGTGATTTATTTCGTATCTTATTTTTATGATAATTTATCAAATATGCATAATAAAATGCCGCCGCTTATGGCCGCTTATGGCGTCTGCCGTCTGGCGTGAAAAGTCAAATCAACCTGGGATTATTTCGCATTTGTTCTTGGCTTCTCGCAGCTTTACCATTCGAGTATTTAGATGAGCACGACGACTTCAACTATGACCTGGACACGGCCCAATCCCAGGCTAATTACGACGCGCGCCTTCTGTCCCAGCAAATCCTAAGCGACACCGAGCTGCTCCAGCAGGCCGGAGCGACAGGCCTCGAGTCAGACTCCACCTTGGACCCCCACACTCTGAGAGCTCAGGGAGGGCTTTCTGATGGCTCAGTCGAGGATTTGGAGCCGCACAGTCGGGCAGCCGCCTGCTTTACTAACGGTCACAGGTACACACATGGACAGAAGGTAAGAATGTGAGAATGAAAGGATGCAGCGTACGATAGGTAGGGGAAAAGAAGAGATGTGCAATTGAAAATGGTTTTCCTTTCGCTTGGTCGGTTAGAGAGCACTTCATTTCGCTTTGTCAAGCACAGAACATGTTTTCTTCTCGATTATCGCGCCACAAGTTGAAGTTGGATCATTCAAAATGAAGCGAACACTCGGATTAAGCATTTTCAATTAGGTCTAAACATGATACCGTTTGATATTTGCTGCTGTCTGTGGCTGACTCGTGGCTTTCGCTTACGCATCCATTATGCAGCTCGGCTCCATCCAGATGATTGATGGCTGCTATCGTGAATACCCAAGCTGCTGACCATTTAAATATCCCACTTGCACACTTTTCCACACTTCCAACCATTTGCTGTAACCTTTCTCATCCGCTTTCGGTTCAGGTGCCGCGCCAGGATGCCTGCGAGGTGTGCCTCTGCATGGACGGAGAGATCTTCTGCTGGTGGGAGCGCTGCGGTTAGTTTTCCCGCCATTATGGGACATGCATAATATAACAAGAAACTTTTGCCTTTTACCTCCTCCACAGATAAGACCAATGCAAACAAGGTGAAGGAAATGGCGGCAGGAAACGACAaagacaacgacaacgacaatgGCATTGGCAATGGCAAAGTCAAAGCCAATGGAGGTGGGGTTGGTTCTGGTGTTGGCTTCGGCCTTGGCTttggtggtggcggtggcggtggcgatggtgccgctgctggtgttggtgaCTATTCAGATCCATATCGCTATGAGAGCACCACGAGAAAGTCAACAAAAGTGCATAAAACGGCTGGAAAAGTTGGCAAGCGGCGCAAGCATCGTAGGAATCAAAAGAATTTTAATGACTACAAAGTTTTCCAgagccaccagcagcagcagcagccacaggaTTATAAAAAGTCAGCCATAaagcagaaacagcagcagcagcagcagcagtacgAGCATCagatacaaaaacaaaagactGGCGATGCCACCAACTACAATATAATCAAGCAACACAAACACGAGCAGCACCAGAAGTTGCccgagaagcagcagcaacaggagcaggagcaggagcaagAACAGGGTGCTGTAGCCCCGCCAGTTAATCAGGCTGCAGCAAAGAAAACGCATTATCAGCAGCCAGCAACAACCATTGCCACGCCCTCGCACCAGCATCCCCACAAGCCTCCACATTCGTCCAGCAAGATCTTAAATTTCCCCGAAAACTTGCCGGCCCTGCTTTATTACGACTACAAGACGGAGGAGCACGAGcaccatcagcatcagcatcatcagcagcacttGCTGCATGAAAAGCAACGCTTGCAACATCAACAAGAGGCGTTGGCCCGACAAAAGCCACCAGCAGATGCAGGCGTTGAACTCCATACCGACTTGGGCGTTGATAAAAACTTTGATGATGCGGAAACCGACAGCGATATTTTGCCAGAGCCGCCAACAAAGCGCCCCAGGGCAGCACCCACACAATGGACAACGAGTAGCAGCCCCAGGAGCAGCATGGCCAAGGCGTTGATGACAAACCAGGCAGCGACGTCCACAACggcgacaacaacaacaataatgaGAACGACTACGACGACAGGAACAAATGGCAATGCGACGGGCAGACTGTCTTGTCGGGACAGTGGAagagctgaagctgaagctggagaTGGGGCCACAGTTGCAGCCACAAATGTGAGTGTAGTCGGAACTGGAGCTGGGTTCATTCGCTTGGCTGTACTTTTTGCTGTGTAGCTTtaagagccacagccagatgGAGGGTAGCCCAATTAGGATTTGGGCCAGGCCACTTCATTGGATCTCCCCGCTGACAGGCCTGAGTTTGCGGTCGCGCCGTGACCAGTCAGCCTGAAAGGGTCTTCGTAATAGGGTTTTTCGAGCTTGACTTGGTTTATTTTTTACTATGCAGTCAACTTGAATTAACAgtatgttttgtttttctcttCCCTTAATGCTGACCAGCTGCAACCAGATAGGAGCGGTGGCAAGGACCTGGATGATGCGTTCCATCGGTGGCTGACATCGACGGAGCTGAATGCTGACAGCACAAACACGCCGGACGATGCCTCGGAGCAGGAAACAGCAGCATCGACAATAATCGATGATGTTGCCATCAGAAACAAGAGTGACAGCGGCAGTGGGAATGGGAGAAGtggcagcagtagcagcagtagcagcagcagcagcagcagcaaaggcaATGCCAGGAACAACAACAATGTTGCCGATGCTGTCTTCTTCCGCAGCTCGTACAATGATTACAGCAGCGAATTCAATGGGAGTGTTGGCAACATTGACGTTACACTAACTGCAGTTGATGTGCATCCCCGTCGCCAAACGGATTTAATTGCAAATGGCAACAGAACGTCACGTGTGAGCACAGCGGCAACGCCAGGAATCGCAGAAACGGCAGGAACAACAGCAGGGGCAACAATGGACCCACAGGCGACCGACAGGAGGAGCTCCGTAACCATCGCCAGCCCCACCAGACCACccaccagcatcagcaacagcaacagcaacaatcagGATCAACCTCAGGCGACTGGCAACCAAGTGGTGCCACCGTATACACTGACAACGATTATAACAACAGTGCCGCTGGCACCAGGGCGTATGTGCAATGTTTTGGGTAAGCAAGACAGTGGAGTCGACGAATGCCCCGGAGATTAGTGCTAACGAAAATAACCCCCTTCCCATTTCCCTTCTTCCATGCTCCTGACAATTGCTCACTTCCTAATCCCATTTCAAATACAATCCAAACTCCGTTCCGTTTGTTTTTGAAGGCAAACTGTATAAAATTGGAGACATTCTGCCCCAGGATAAGGGCAACTGTCTGCAGTGCATTTGCATGGATGCGGTGACGCCCGATGAGATGCCGAGCGTCACCTGCAGTCCCCACAACTGCCCGCCCCTGGTGCTGCCGGATCTGTTCGATGCGACTGGTTACTGAGGTTACGGGCTGGTGCTGTAAGCTGGGAGCCGGGCTGGGTTTCGGTCACAGCGATGGCGGCAATAATGAAATGATTGCATTGATCAAGCCGTAAATTCGATTGGCAACTGTAAgccgcagctgcagcagaGGAAGCGACTTGGGTAGGGCTAATTTTCAGTCAGACTCTCAACTAACTCAAGCATAAATTGTATGGATTTCAATGTAAAGCCCTCCCTATCACGAGTGTCTCTAGGCACTCTCTAAAAACGAATACCTATCagcaaacatacatatatctgaTTCAcgtatacgagtatatatacgagagagagagcgggcgTAGTCTAGTTTGTAAGCTGAATATTTATGCATTTTATAAGAATGCGAAGTATCTCTCTCCTTCAAGTAGTGGATCAAGACCACAATCCCCAAAAAGCAAGCAAGCAAGCAACCAACCATTGATGTATACAGCAGTAGAAATTTTAAAGAATTTATAGATGTACTTCTGCAGAATATATACATACTATACACATATATAAAAATCGATACCTATACCTATACCTATAACTATATctacgagtatgtatgtattgaATTCAGTTTCGACTTTATTTCATGACTGAGACAATGGAGTGCAAGGTTTTTCATATACGATTTATCTGAGGGGGAAAAAGCAAACATACAAATACAAGTATAGGCAACTAAATCTATAACGAAAAAAACTGAACAATGACAAATAATGAATTGTGTAATATTATAATTTATATGTTAACGGAATCAGAACAATGTATTCCTTATTTGCTCACAAAATATTCTTTTTTCACGCTTCCGTTAGACATTTTAATATACTTTACGAAAAACCACAAAATATATTAGATATTACGAATAAATATGGAAATTGTTTAAACAAAGCTGAAAGGAGCAAAGAAAGACAACATATCGAGTAAAACTAACAGTTTTAAGACACAGAACCCCACAATACAATAtagtatatgtatgtttaaactttaaagatacgattatATGCATGTGTGTATACTTAGTGAGTCTCATATACATACATGTCTACGAGTAGTTTGAGAATCGAATGAATGCATTTTTTTCAAATGACTTCGTTTATTTTCATTTTAGTTCAAAGCAAGTTTAGGCGTGATAACCATCGATTAATTCGGAGAGagtaaaattaagtgaactatACTTGAAAAGTAGACATTAAAATTTCgaatacgtacatacatacgtatacGGAGAAATCCAAGCCGAACTCcatagccactgcaaattgatttgttcgttgtggctataaaaatgatccgatctgatccagattcagcaatctgataaataTGGTCAAGGAACGATATCagaggagtgtggataccaaatttggtttctctagctcttataatctctgagatccttgaactcacattttgcaataggcaaagccgaccatgaaacctgtgtgttagagagagacagagcgagaaagaatgaaattgttttcttgattctggctatagtaattaaacgatctggttcagattttgcactctagaataTACGGTCCTcccctacgattctgcgttttttgttttctcgtatctttaaaaatgtggatgccacagattttcgtcctttgtgggggcggaagtgggcggggcgaagttttgaaatatttttgtagcagtgacatatcacagaggtctggattcaaaacatcgttgctctagctcttatagtctttgagcactaggcgctgaaggggacggacggacggacagacggacgggcgacagacggacagacagacagggctcaatcgactcggctattgatgctgatcaagaatatatatactttatggggtcggaaacgattccttctggacgttacacacatccacttttaccacaaatctaatataccccaatactcattttgagtatcgggtataacaaatgAAAATACATATACGTTCGTAAATACACatgcaaaaatatttaatattgatgttccacagaagaagagcaaacgagggggaacgttgtgagttgctgcggacaccgcaactctacagttatacccgatactaagtcagtatggctctcctccggcagacgccgctaatattaaacgacacgacaaagagtgcgtgcgagagagacagaaaatcagtctgagcgtgacgtcgggcgctgcgtagccactgcaaattgatttgttcatattggctataaaaatgatcttatctgatccagattcagcaatctgatagatatggtcattatctatgattctgcgtttttagtt is part of the Drosophila miranda strain MSH22 chromosome Y unlocalized genomic scaffold, D.miranda_PacBio2.1 Contig_Y1_pilon, whole genome shotgun sequence genome and harbors:
- the LOC117191894 gene encoding formin-J-like is translated as MPSVKSPKSEILSGIIRSDSGSYSYRPRSTRTSYRIIGTTSSSSMTNGHSLRLRLLLLSNIFGLLSRTQALPFEYLDEHDDFNYDLDTAQSQANYDARLLSQQILSDTELLQQAGATGLESDSTLDPHTLRAQGGLSDGSVEDLEPHSRAAACFTNGHRYTHGQKVPRQDACEVCLCMDGEIFCWWERCDKTNANKVKEMAAGNDKDNDNDNGIGNGKVKANGGGVGSGVGFGLGFGGGGGGGDGAAAGVGDYSDPYRYESTTRKSTKVHKTAGKVGKRRKHRRNQKNFNDYKVFQSHQQQQQPQDYKKSAIKQKQQQQQQQYEHQIQKQKTGDATNYNIIKQHKHEQHQKLPEKQQQQEQEQEQEQGAVAPPVNQAAAKKTHYQQPATTIATPSHQHPHKPPHSSSKILNFPENLPALLYYDYKTEEHEHHQHQHHQQHLLHEKQRLQHQQEALARQKPPADAGVELHTDLGVDKNFDDAETDSDILPEPPTKRPRAAPTQWTTSSSPRSSMAKALMTNQAATSTTATTTTIMRTTTTTGTNGNATGRLSCRDSGRAEAEAGDGATVAATNLQPDRSGGKDLDDAFHRWLTSTELNADSTNTPDDASEQETAASTIIDDVAIRNKSDSGSGNGRSGSSSSSSSSSSSSKGNARNNNNVADAVFFRSSYNDYSSEFNGSVGNIDVTLTAVDVHPRRQTDLIANGNRTSRVSTAATPGIAETAGTTAGATMDPQATDRRSSVTIASPTRPPTSISNSNSNNQDQPQATGNQVVPPYTLTTIITTVPLAPGRMCNVLGKLYKIGDILPQDKGNCLQCICMDAVTPDEMPSVTCSPHNCPPLVLPDLFDATGY